The following coding sequences lie in one Geoalkalibacter sp. genomic window:
- a CDS encoding type II toxin-antitoxin system VapB family antitoxin: IDDALLEKASSLTGITEKTSLVRLGLQALIARESAKRLAALGGTEKELRGVSRRRSESD; the protein is encoded by the coding sequence ATTGATGATGCGTTGTTGGAAAAAGCGTCGAGTTTGACCGGGATCACGGAAAAAACTTCCCTGGTCAGGCTTGGCTTGCAGGCACTGATTGCCAGGGAAAGTGCCAAGAGGCTTGCGGCGCTGGGCGGTACGGAAAAAGAGCTGCGCGGAGTTTCTCGCCGTCGTTCGGAGAGCGACTGA
- a CDS encoding type II toxin-antitoxin system VapC family toxin, which translates to MVLVDTSVWIEHFRSGAVGLDRFLQDGRVLCHPFVIGELACGNLKNRQVILSLLKELPLAVCAADDEVLQYIEAHRLMGKGLGYVDMHLVLSANLSGVPLWTLDQRLNAIAGNPQDQT; encoded by the coding sequence ATGGTTCTGGTGGATACGTCCGTCTGGATAGAGCATTTTCGTTCCGGCGCCGTCGGTCTCGACAGATTTCTTCAGGATGGAAGGGTTCTCTGCCATCCGTTCGTCATCGGGGAGTTGGCTTGCGGCAACCTGAAAAATAGGCAGGTGATTCTTTCCCTTCTCAAAGAACTGCCCCTTGCTGTTTGCGCCGCAGATGACGAGGTCTTGCAATATATCGAGGCCCATCGGCTCATGGGCAAAGGGTTGGGATATGTGGATATGCATCTGGTTCTGTCCGCCAACCTGAGCGGGGTACCTCTCTGGACGCTGGATCAAAGGTTGAACGCGATCGCCGGCAATCCGCAAGATCAAACTTAA